Below is a window of Ornithodoros turicata isolate Travis chromosome 7, ASM3712646v1, whole genome shotgun sequence DNA.
GTGCGCGTCACTCTGCACGTATAGGTATGCACTATAGCGGCAGATTCTCCGAGGGGGAAATTGCATAGAGGGAACACGCGTTAGAGTAACTAACCTCCGAGGTCCGCCCCCTGGTGGCCGCATCTTGGAACGCGCGgcctataaaacggtcgtcggggtagtatcctttgcggtgctgaccccgggaagattttttctaaaaaaTCAACAGAGGTTCGGTGCGCAAATCGCAATAATTCAAAAGCAGAACGACACGTGTCTACGCACTTATTACAGCGGGAAAATGTATGAAAATGTGTGTGCAGGTGTCTTTAGCGAGAGGTATGCCAACCTGTACGTGGATACTGCCCTCGACATCATCCTCCCAAGGAGCATCGGAGGTGCCAACGTGGCATCGGTAACCCTACACGAATTCAGTGTCGAAGGAAAGGCCGGTGTACTTAGAGGACAGGCGTTCGCCTTCAAACGAAGCAACGAATGCACTGAGTCTCATTGGAAGGATGGAAATATATATATGGCCTGTAATGTGACCATGGGAAATCTCATGGTGATATACGAGTGCGGAAACGAGACACAGAGTCTTCGAGTGAGACTCAACACCACTATTCCAGTCCACTTCACGGAAAAGCCAGGTACGTTTTATACCCTGacgtttcggtacacggacacaTCCTCGATGGCTTTGGTCTCCTGCCACAGGGAGGGCCCTTTGTCTTCAAACACTCTTAATTTCTCGA
It encodes the following:
- the LOC135401468 gene encoding uncharacterized protein LOC135401468, producing MYWLTVFASVCCIGGVFSERYANLYVDTALDIILPRSIGGANVASVTLHEFSVEGKAGVLRGQAFAFKRSNECTESHWKDGNIYMACNVTMGNLMVIYECGNETQSLRVRLNTTIPVHFTEKPGFKPAVDAQLPEVYDFLVSHEVANPGLCWNDIIATTARNATFAVFTRDLWPVVVYAFQSIYLPYPGM